From the Candidatus Bathyarchaeota archaeon genome, one window contains:
- a CDS encoding ATP-binding protein, with the protein MKDIQFLINNGIEESQNLEYKQPNQEEEFGADCDNIARILSSFLNTDGGIIVYGVSEKREKVHNRPAEIKWCTAEKERIENLLLSRVQPWDENTRIKRIENKTKRKEGIFVIEVPKSNNPPHMYNSIYYQRLNYQTKPMGHESVLRAFQSSYTRRRDIVKKVIEPLYAEITEICERLQKFKSTSVSKQPQIKLHDRYLYDQLNPTLTNRIDEFYERVVKLQPVLDWQAYKIAIKIIRNQLIERFPRKKEAFPEDSNNNILELYIKTKDVSGNIENKRSKIAWALFKKQTIDEYLKAEYPHETIAGYTPEVTPSTIKFSKEEFEDFWKKCQVSAKQNDENQKAWNEITELLEIGKKILEEIKVQA; encoded by the coding sequence TTGAAAGATATTCAGTTTTTAATCAACAATGGAATTGAAGAGTCCCAAAATCTTGAATACAAACAACCAAACCAAGAGGAGGAGTTCGGTGCCGATTGTGACAATATCGCTAGAATACTGTCTAGTTTCCTCAATACAGATGGCGGGATAATAGTCTATGGCGTTTCGGAAAAAAGGGAAAAAGTGCATAACCGCCCGGCTGAAATTAAATGGTGCACAGCAGAAAAGGAAAGAATAGAAAACCTTCTATTGTCTAGAGTTCAACCGTGGGACGAGAATACAAGAATAAAGAGAATAGAAAATAAAACCAAACGAAAAGAAGGCATTTTCGTTATTGAGGTCCCTAAAAGCAACAATCCCCCACACATGTACAACAGTATTTACTACCAGCGTTTGAATTATCAAACGAAACCCATGGGTCATGAAAGTGTTCTGAGGGCATTTCAAAGTAGTTATACAAGACGACGAGACATAGTCAAAAAGGTTATTGAGCCATTATACGCAGAAATAACAGAAATATGCGAAAGACTACAAAAGTTCAAGAGCACATCGGTGAGTAAACAACCGCAAATAAAACTGCATGATAGATACTTGTACGACCAGCTTAATCCGACTTTAACAAACAGAATTGACGAATTCTATGAAAGAGTCGTGAAGCTCCAACCAGTTTTGGATTGGCAAGCATATAAGATAGCAATAAAGATTATTCGCAACCAACTGATAGAAAGATTTCCTAGAAAAAAGGAAGCATTTCCAGAAGACAGCAACAATAACATCTTAGAACTATACATAAAAACAAAAGACGTGAGCGGAAATATAGAAAACAAGAGAAGCAAAATTGCGTGGGCACTCTTTAAAAAACAAACGATAGACGAATATCTAAAAGCCGAATACCCACATGAAACAATTGCAGGATATACACCAGAGGTTACTCCTTCAACTATCAAGTTTAGCAAGGAAGAATTCGAAGACTTTTGGAAGAAATGTCAAGTAAGTGCCAAACAAAATGACGAAAATCAAAAAGCATGGAACGAAATAACCGAACTTTTAGAAATAGGCAAAAAAATCTTGGAAGAAATTAAGGTACAGGCTTAA
- a CDS encoding HAD-IB family phosphatase — protein MNVERGRKPKLVVFDVEGVLVPKNRLFFDVGKSLGVLALFKILVYGFLYEVGALRLRRALRGVYGVARGVRVEFLLEVLDKMPFLPSAVEVFCALKSEGCKTALVSSGVPTRLVEHIASIVGADYAVGVEIGVKDGALTGEIWGDVTEQNGKVLVLKELVEAENLRLEDCVVVADDRNNASIYLKDIQKIGYNPDFMIRYKADVVVTGKLTKILPIIHGETKTKPFPSHKDLLRESIHMSGFLVPIVAMLIGVPLMTAITLTMICVYAISEFLRLRGTNMPLISTITRHAASNTELCEFALAPIYFAVGIMLTLLIFPAPTSSAAIAMFALGDSTASLFGGTLSKKPMPFNRTKTLEGTLAGFFFAFLAGTVFVSPWIALVGAVTAMAIEYLPLPVNDNLLIPLGTGLLLVFLV, from the coding sequence TTGAATGTTGAGCGGGGTAGGAAGCCTAAGCTGGTTGTTTTCGATGTTGAGGGTGTGTTGGTTCCTAAGAATCGCCTGTTTTTTGATGTAGGCAAAAGCTTGGGTGTGCTTGCTTTGTTTAAGATTTTGGTTTATGGTTTTTTGTATGAGGTTGGGGCGTTGCGTTTGAGGCGGGCGTTGCGTGGGGTTTATGGTGTTGCTCGTGGGGTGAGGGTGGAGTTTTTGTTGGAGGTTTTGGATAAGATGCCGTTTTTGCCTAGTGCGGTGGAGGTTTTTTGTGCTTTGAAATCTGAGGGCTGCAAGACTGCGCTGGTTAGTTCAGGCGTGCCTACGCGTTTGGTTGAGCATATTGCGTCTATAGTTGGGGCAGATTACGCTGTGGGTGTGGAAATCGGCGTTAAAGACGGCGCTTTGACAGGCGAGATTTGGGGTGATGTTACCGAGCAAAACGGCAAGGTTTTGGTTCTAAAGGAGCTTGTGGAGGCTGAGAACCTGCGTTTAGAAGACTGCGTAGTAGTAGCTGACGACCGCAACAACGCCAGCATATACCTAAAAGACATCCAAAAAATCGGCTACAACCCCGACTTCATGATACGCTACAAAGCAGACGTAGTCGTAACAGGCAAACTAACCAAAATCTTGCCCATAATACACGGCGAAACCAAAACCAAACCCTTCCCCTCCCACAAAGACCTGCTACGCGAATCCATCCACATGTCAGGCTTCCTCGTACCCATAGTTGCCATGCTAATTGGCGTACCCCTAATGACCGCCATAACCCTTACCATGATTTGCGTCTACGCTATCTCAGAGTTCCTAAGGCTACGCGGCACAAACATGCCCCTCATCTCAACCATAACCCGCCACGCCGCCTCCAACACCGAACTTTGCGAATTCGCCCTAGCCCCCATATACTTCGCCGTTGGCATCATGCTCACTCTCCTGATTTTCCCCGCACCCACAAGCAGCGCAGCCATAGCTATGTTCGCCCTAGGAGACAGCACCGCCTCACTCTTTGGCGGAACCCTATCCAAAAAACCCATGCCCTTCAACCGAACAAAAACCCTAGAAGGCACCCTAGCAGGTTTCTTCTTTGCTTTTTTGGCTGGAACCGTTTTTGTGTCTCCTTGGATTGCTTTAGTTGGCGCAGTTACTGCGATGGCTATTGAATACTTGCCTTTGCCTGTGAATGATAACCTTTTGATTCCGTTGGGGACTGGGTTGCTGCTTGTTTTTCTTGTGTAG